A single genomic interval of Noviherbaspirillum cavernae harbors:
- the dusB gene encoding tRNA dihydrouridine synthase DusB, with protein sequence MNIGPHSLRNNVFAAPMAGVTDRPFRQLCKQLGAGYAVSEMAASDPRLWASEKTSRRINHDGEMEPKAVQIAGADPDMLAQCAKFNVDRGAQIIDINMGCPVKKVCNSWCGSALLQNEKLVGRILDAVVAAVDVPVTLKFRTGWDRLNKNALTIAKMAEASGIAMLTLHGRTRADGYSGEAEYETIAAVKAAVSIPVVANGDITTPEKAKFVLEATGADAVMIGRAAQGRPWIFREIDHFLRTGDYLPAPSVAEVRALMNEHLLAHYAFYGDFMGLRTARKHIGWYVRGLPGGEEFRQRMNRLESCEEQLAAVDAFFESQLLYGKRLQYGVPEQKLAA encoded by the coding sequence GTGAATATCGGTCCCCATTCTCTCCGCAACAATGTCTTCGCCGCTCCGATGGCCGGGGTGACGGACCGTCCTTTCCGCCAGTTGTGCAAGCAACTCGGTGCGGGTTATGCGGTGTCCGAAATGGCGGCCTCCGATCCGCGTCTGTGGGCGAGCGAAAAGACCTCGCGCCGCATCAATCACGACGGAGAAATGGAGCCGAAAGCGGTGCAGATCGCCGGTGCCGACCCCGACATGCTGGCGCAATGCGCAAAATTCAACGTCGATCGCGGTGCCCAAATCATCGACATCAACATGGGTTGCCCGGTCAAGAAGGTGTGCAATAGCTGGTGCGGCTCGGCATTGCTGCAGAACGAGAAACTGGTCGGCCGGATTCTCGATGCGGTCGTGGCAGCGGTGGATGTGCCGGTGACGCTCAAGTTCCGCACCGGCTGGGATCGGCTCAACAAGAATGCGCTGACGATTGCAAAAATGGCCGAGGCGAGCGGCATTGCGATGCTGACTCTGCACGGGCGCACGCGCGCCGACGGCTACAGTGGCGAAGCGGAATATGAGACGATCGCGGCGGTCAAGGCCGCAGTGTCGATCCCGGTCGTGGCCAATGGCGACATCACGACGCCGGAGAAGGCGAAGTTCGTGCTGGAGGCGACCGGCGCGGATGCCGTGATGATCGGCCGCGCGGCGCAGGGGCGGCCGTGGATATTCCGCGAAATCGACCATTTTCTGCGCACCGGCGACTATCTGCCGGCACCGTCGGTTGCGGAAGTGCGCGCGCTGATGAATGAGCATCTGCTCGCGCATTACGCCTTCTATGGCGACTTCATGGGGCTGCGCACTGCGCGCAAGCATATCGGCTGGTATGTGCGCGGGCTGCCTGGCGGCGAGGAATTTCGCCAGCGCATGAATCGGCTGGAAAGCTGCGAGGAGCAGCTTGCAGCAGTGGACGCATTTTTTGAATCGCAGTTGCTATATGGCAAGCGGTTACAATACGGGGTTCCCGAGCAAAAACTTGCCGCTTGA
- a CDS encoding histidine phosphatase family protein, with protein MTEILLIRHGETAWNAEKRLQGHLDVPLNDEGRRQAAALGQALRNEKLDAVIASDLLRARQTAHAVAVPRGMDVQVDPGLRERCYGAFEGMLYADIGERYPEAYAAWKSRDIDARFPQGTHVAETLREFSTRAVGAITRIVRQGKYRRVALVTHGGVLECAYRAAQGIGFAHARDFDILNASINRFIWNGEAIQLAQWGDVAHLAADDAAILDEVDK; from the coding sequence GTGACGGAGATTCTGTTGATTCGCCATGGCGAAACTGCATGGAACGCCGAAAAGCGTCTGCAAGGCCATCTCGATGTGCCGCTCAATGATGAGGGACGGCGGCAGGCCGCAGCCTTGGGCCAGGCGTTGCGCAACGAAAAGCTGGATGCGGTCATTGCCAGCGATTTGCTGCGTGCGCGTCAGACCGCGCACGCAGTCGCCGTGCCGCGCGGCATGGACGTGCAGGTCGATCCCGGCTTGCGCGAGCGCTGCTACGGCGCGTTTGAGGGCATGCTGTATGCGGACATCGGCGAGCGCTATCCGGAAGCCTATGCGGCATGGAAGTCACGCGACATCGATGCGCGCTTTCCGCAAGGCACCCATGTGGCGGAAACCCTGCGTGAATTTTCCACGCGCGCGGTCGGTGCCATCACGCGCATCGTGCGTCAGGGTAAATACCGGCGCGTGGCGCTGGTAACCCATGGCGGCGTGCTGGAATGCGCGTATCGCGCTGCGCAAGGCATCGGCTTCGCCCATGCGCGTGATTTCGACATCCTCAATGCCAGCATCAACCGCTTCATCTGGAATGGCGAAGCGATCCAGCTGGCGCAGTGGGGCGACGTCGCGCATCTGGCTGCGGACGACGCCGCGATTCTGGATGAAGTGGACAAATAA
- a CDS encoding YbhB/YbcL family Raf kinase inhibitor-like protein produces the protein MKLWSDSFKDGGAIPGEFAFCVIDPVNHVAMSANKNPHLAWSDLPSGTKSLALICHDVDVPSRGDDVNQEGKSVPVDLPRVDFFHWTLIDLPVDTPVIAAGQYSNSITPRGKSGPEVPNGRGTRHGLNDYTGWFAGDADMSGEYFGYDGPCPPWNDSIVHRYVFTLYALDIERVPVDGKFTGQQVRDAIKGHVLGEASITGIYTLTPTLQQTAGAA, from the coding sequence ATGAAACTGTGGAGTGATTCCTTCAAGGATGGCGGCGCGATTCCGGGTGAGTTTGCATTTTGCGTGATCGATCCGGTCAATCATGTGGCCATGTCTGCCAACAAGAATCCGCATCTCGCATGGAGCGATTTGCCGTCCGGCACGAAGTCGCTTGCACTGATTTGTCATGATGTGGATGTGCCCTCGCGTGGCGACGACGTGAATCAGGAAGGCAAGAGCGTGCCCGTCGATTTGCCGCGCGTTGATTTCTTCCACTGGACGCTGATTGACTTGCCGGTCGATACGCCGGTCATCGCCGCCGGACAATACAGCAACAGCATCACGCCGCGCGGCAAGTCCGGGCCTGAAGTGCCGAATGGCCGCGGAACGCGCCACGGCCTGAACGATTACACCGGTTGGTTCGCCGGCGACGCTGACATGAGCGGCGAGTATTTCGGCTATGACGGCCCTTGTCCGCCGTGGAACGACTCAATCGTGCATCGTTACGTGTTCACCCTGTATGCGCTCGATATCGAGCGTGTGCCGGTCGATGGCAAATTCACCGGACAGCAGGTGCGCGATGCGATCAAGGGGCATGTGCTCGGCGAGGCGAGCATCACGGGCATCTACACCTTGACGCCGACGCTGCAGCAGACCGCGGGGGCGGCGTGA
- the dtd gene encoding D-aminoacyl-tRNA deacylase yields the protein MIGLLQRVTQASVVVDGGVVGAIDAGLMVLLCAERNDSEKEANALLAKLLSYRVFSDDAGKMNRSVADVAGGLLLVPQFTLAADTQSGTRPSFTPAAAPEDGRRLFDYFVAQARTRHATVATGQFGANMQVSLTNDGPVTFWLQIKPQG from the coding sequence ATGATCGGTCTGTTGCAGCGGGTAACGCAGGCAAGCGTCGTGGTTGATGGCGGTGTCGTGGGCGCAATCGACGCCGGCTTGATGGTGCTGTTGTGCGCGGAGCGCAATGACAGTGAAAAAGAGGCGAATGCGCTGCTGGCGAAATTGCTGTCCTATCGCGTGTTTTCCGACGATGCCGGCAAGATGAACCGCAGCGTCGCCGACGTGGCGGGCGGCTTGTTACTGGTACCGCAATTCACGCTGGCGGCGGACACCCAGTCCGGGACGCGTCCGTCATTCACGCCTGCGGCCGCGCCGGAAGACGGCCGCAGGCTGTTCGATTATTTCGTGGCGCAGGCGCGCACGCGCCATGCGACGGTCGCAACGGGGCAGTTCGGCGCGAACATGCAGGTGTCGCTGACCAACGATGGCCCGGTGACGTTCTGGCTGCAGATAAAGCCGCAAGGATGA
- the tyrS gene encoding tyrosine--tRNA ligase has protein sequence MNDLQQLQNNNPAQSDASTPPFSDAVQEALAIAKRGVDELLIESEFAQKLARSEKTGKPLRIKLGLDPTAPDLHLGHTVVLNKMRQLQDLGHNVIFLIGDFTSMIGDPSGRNVTRPPLTREQIEENAKTYFAQASLVLDPAKTEIRYNSEWCDPLGARGMIQLSAKYTVARILEREDFTKRFKAGTPISVHELLYPLMQGYDSVALQSDLELGGTDQKFNLLVGRELQKDYGQEPQCILTMPLLEGLDGVEKMSKSKGNYVGITEPANTMFGKLMSISDAMMWRYYELLSFRSLAEIAQFRKEVEEGRNPRDIKVLLGQEIVTRFHSQQAAEEALADFNNRAKGGIPDDIQELSLTGAPLGIGQLLKQANLCASTSEALRMVEQGGVRIDGGTISDKGLKVEAGTFVLQVGKRKFARVTLA, from the coding sequence ATGAACGATCTGCAGCAGTTGCAAAACAATAATCCGGCGCAATCCGACGCGTCGACTCCTCCATTCTCAGATGCCGTGCAGGAAGCGCTGGCCATTGCCAAGCGCGGCGTGGATGAGTTGCTGATCGAATCCGAATTTGCGCAAAAGCTGGCTCGTTCCGAGAAAACAGGCAAGCCGCTGCGCATCAAGCTGGGACTGGATCCGACCGCGCCTGACCTGCACCTCGGCCACACCGTGGTGTTGAACAAGATGCGGCAGCTGCAGGATCTCGGCCACAACGTGATTTTCCTGATTGGCGACTTTACCTCGATGATCGGCGACCCGTCCGGCCGCAACGTCACCCGCCCGCCACTGACGCGTGAGCAGATCGAGGAAAACGCCAAGACTTACTTCGCACAGGCCAGCCTGGTGCTTGATCCGGCAAAAACCGAAATCCGTTACAACTCCGAATGGTGCGACCCGCTCGGCGCGCGCGGCATGATCCAGCTGTCGGCCAAGTACACCGTGGCGCGCATCCTGGAACGCGAAGATTTCACCAAGCGTTTCAAGGCGGGCACGCCGATCTCCGTGCATGAGCTGCTGTACCCGCTGATGCAGGGTTATGACTCGGTGGCCTTGCAATCCGATCTCGAGCTTGGCGGCACGGATCAGAAGTTCAATCTGCTGGTAGGGCGCGAATTGCAAAAGGATTACGGCCAGGAGCCGCAATGCATTCTGACCATGCCCTTGCTGGAAGGTCTGGACGGCGTTGAAAAAATGTCCAAATCCAAGGGCAACTACGTCGGCATCACGGAGCCGGCCAACACCATGTTCGGCAAGCTGATGAGTATTTCCGACGCGATGATGTGGCGTTACTACGAACTGCTGTCGTTCCGCTCGCTGGCGGAGATCGCCCAGTTCCGCAAGGAGGTCGAGGAAGGCCGCAATCCGCGCGACATCAAGGTATTGCTCGGACAGGAAATCGTGACGCGCTTCCATTCGCAGCAGGCGGCGGAAGAGGCGCTGGCCGATTTCAACAACCGCGCCAAGGGTGGCATTCCCGACGATATCCAGGAACTGAGCCTGACGGGCGCGCCGCTCGGCATCGGCCAGCTGCTCAAGCAAGCGAACCTGTGCGCGTCGACTTCCGAAGCGCTGCGCATGGTCGAGCAGGGCGGTGTGCGGATCGATGGCGGGACGATCAGCGACAAGGGCTTGAAAGTCGAGGCGGGAACGTTTGTGTTGCAGGTCGGCAAGCGAAAATTTGCGCGCGTGACGCTGGCGTGA
- a CDS encoding M23 family metallopeptidase, which yields MRPIDKILSKISDGKLLFGSSRKTRIVSASALFLAVCAFGAAGVAPIAPDAADLPVRAITEELSVPNLSEQIAKLETEQHSYLHEEKIRPGDTLATLLNRLGVDDAAAASFIKSDRIAYQVLQLKAGRRVQAQTTEDGELQQLTSTLFDNAGNPLKAVSVSRDGDRFIASEVPANLEKRVEMHSGEIRSSLFAATDAAQIPDSIATQIVDMFATNIDFASDLRRGDRFNVVYETFWQNGELVRAGRVLAGEFINAGTTYQSVWFDEPGSRQGGGYYTFDGKSLKKAFLKSPLEFTRISSGFSGRVHPISGKWRQHQGVDFAAPTGTPIRASGDGVIDFAGVQGGYGNVVVVKHWNNYTTAYAHMSRFASGLRKGAKVNQGEVIGYVGSTGWSTGPHLHYEFRVNNQPRDPMAIDVPNAQPLAGAELQRFRNVASEMRHRFALLNPQGNAKLAAR from the coding sequence ATGCGCCCTATAGATAAAATCCTGAGCAAAATCTCGGATGGCAAGCTGCTCTTTGGTTCATCTCGCAAGACGCGCATCGTGTCGGCCTCGGCATTGTTTCTGGCCGTGTGCGCATTCGGCGCCGCCGGCGTTGCCCCGATCGCGCCCGACGCCGCGGACCTGCCCGTCAGAGCCATCACCGAAGAACTGTCCGTACCGAATCTCTCCGAACAAATTGCCAAGCTGGAAACCGAGCAACATTCCTATCTCCACGAAGAAAAAATCCGTCCCGGCGACACGCTGGCAACGCTGCTGAACCGCCTCGGCGTGGATGATGCCGCCGCCGCCAGCTTCATCAAATCGGACCGCATCGCCTACCAGGTGCTGCAGTTGAAAGCCGGCCGGCGCGTCCAGGCGCAAACCACCGAGGACGGCGAATTGCAGCAATTGACCAGCACGCTGTTCGACAATGCCGGCAACCCGCTGAAGGCCGTCTCGGTCAGCCGCGACGGTGACCGCTTCATTGCATCGGAAGTGCCGGCCAACCTGGAAAAGCGCGTCGAAATGCATTCGGGCGAGATCAGGTCCTCGCTGTTTGCCGCCACCGACGCCGCGCAAATTCCCGACAGCATTGCCACCCAGATCGTTGACATGTTCGCCACGAACATCGACTTCGCCTCCGACCTGCGCCGCGGGGACCGTTTCAATGTGGTCTATGAAACCTTCTGGCAGAACGGCGAACTCGTGCGCGCCGGCCGCGTCCTGGCCGGCGAGTTCATCAATGCCGGCACCACCTATCAGTCGGTATGGTTCGATGAACCGGGCAGCAGGCAGGGCGGCGGTTACTACACCTTCGACGGCAAATCGCTGAAGAAGGCTTTCCTGAAATCGCCACTCGAATTCACGCGGATTTCCTCCGGCTTCTCCGGCCGTGTACATCCGATCTCCGGCAAATGGAGGCAACACCAGGGGGTGGATTTCGCCGCACCGACCGGCACCCCCATTCGCGCATCCGGCGATGGCGTGATCGATTTTGCAGGCGTACAAGGCGGCTACGGCAATGTCGTCGTCGTCAAGCACTGGAACAACTATACGACCGCCTATGCGCACATGAGCCGTTTCGCCAGCGGCCTGAGAAAGGGTGCCAAAGTCAATCAGGGCGAAGTCATCGGCTATGTCGGCTCAACCGGCTGGTCCACCGGCCCGCATCTGCACTATGAGTTCCGCGTCAATAATCAACCGCGCGATCCGATGGCAATCGATGTGCCCAACGCACAACCGCTGGCAGGCGCGGAATTGCAGCGCTTCCGCAATGTCGCCAGCGAAATGCGGCATCGCTTCGCGTTGCTGAATCCGCAAGGCAACGCCAAGCTGGCTGCCAGATAG